In the Meiothermus sp. Pnk-1 genome, GCCGGTTCTTCTCGGTGGCGTAGTTGCGACGCTTGCACTCCGTGCACTCGAGCAAGATCTTGATGCGGATATCGCTAGCCATACGTTCACCTTCTCTGGCGCGGCTGCGCCGTGTGCACCCAGCCGGGTACCCGGCTGGGTGCATATCTTTTTATTTTACTCCAGGATCTTGGTCACGACGCCCGCACCCACGGTGCGTCCACCTTCCCGAATGGCAAAGCGCAGCCCTTCCTCCAAGGCAATCGGCTTGATCAGCTGCACCGTGAAGGTGATGTTATCCCCAGGCATCACCATCTCCACACCCCCCGGCAGCGTCACATCCCCCGT is a window encoding:
- the rpmG gene encoding 50S ribosomal protein L33, whose protein sequence is MASDIRIKILLECTECKRRNYATEKNRRNSSGKLELRKYCPWDKKHTVHKEVKV